GTCCCGTGGACGCGACGTAGGTGGAGTCGGCCGCGACCCATCCGGCCACGCCGTCGTCACGGGACGCTTCTCCTTCGGAGACATCGAGCCGGGTACGTACAAGCTCGAGTTCGCCGACAGCTGGGGCGTGTTCGCCACGACATCCCACGACGGTGAACGGGTGCTCACCTCGGCGCAGCCACTCGCGCTGGCTCCCGGAGAGCGCATGGAGTCGATCCTGCAGGTGATGCCGCTTGTGTCGACGAAGCTGATCGTGCGCCTCACGACGTCAGCGTCCACGCCGAAACGCGGCACCGTCGTGCGGCTGACTGCAAGCATCCGAGACGTCCAGGGGTGGCCGATCGCGAAGCGAACCGTGAAGTTCTACCGGTCGCCCAACGGCCACTCTCGATGGACGCTCGTGTCCGCCCGGCCGTCGAGCGCATGGGGATGGGCGAGCTGCACCGTCCGCCCTGCTCGGACGGCTTACTTCCGGGCGGTGTACACGGACCGGGGCGTTATCCGACGCAGCTCGGTGCACCGTGTGCGGCCGCGCAAGCCGTAGCGCGCCGCGAGGCGACTCGGCGGTGAGTCACTTCACACGGAAGGTGCGATAGCTGCTCGTCGTCGTCACGCCGAGTGAGTCGGTGTACACGACGCTCGACGCCCAGGAGCCCTTCGGCAGCGCTCGCTTCGCGCTCCAGTTCCCAGCGCCCGAGACCGTGACCGTCTGGCTCTTGTAGAAGCGCTTCGCGGTTCCCACGACTCGGTACCACTTCACGACCGCCTTGCGCGCCGTCACCGGCTTCACGGTCCCGGCCACCGAGAACGTGCGGTTGGGTCGCGGCGCGCGAGGGGCGGACGGCCGAGACACAACCGCCTTGACGCCCAGGACGAACGGCTCGCTAGCCGCTTCGCGCAACGCACCCCCGGGACCGGTCGCGATCCGGTAGCGCGCGCTCTTCGCCGGGGCCAGAGCGAACGCGAACTCTCCATCAGCATCCGCATGCGCGATCGTGTCGACGGCGGGCTTCCACTCGCCGGCGACCTGGGTCTGCAGCACGACGGGCTCATCAATAAGCGTGCACGCGACGTCCTCGTTATCGATGCGACCCGCGAGCGTGATCGTGGTGCCTACGGCTGCGGGGAGCGGAACCCGAACAAGCTGGAAGTGCGTCGGCCCGACGACGTGGAACTGCGCGGTGCTGGGTCGCGAGTCGTTACCTTCGAGGTCGGTGCTCCAGTACGTGAGGCTGTGGGGTCCGACCGCCGAGCACACGACAGTCGCGCTCGTGGCGTCGACGCTCAGCGTGGTCTCGCTGTCGATCCGCCACGACACGCTCGCGATGCCGCTTCCGCACGCGTCGTCGGCCGCTGCAACAGAGATCGTGGCCACGTCGGTGTAGGTAGCCAGCGCGTCGCAGGTGGTGTCGGGTGCGGTGACGTCGTGTACGACGAAGCTGACGGTTGTCTGCGACTCGACGTTTCCCGCAAGATCCTCGGACCAGAAGCTCAGCGTATGCGCGCCGCTCTGTGAGGTCTCAACGCGAACGCCCTTTCCCGACGCGCCATCGAGCAGCCAGTCGGTGCGGGCGACGCCGGAGTCCGAGTCGGCCGCCGTCAATGTCACGGCCGCACTGGTCTCGTAGTCCGCGACCGCATCGCTGGTTGTGACAGGAGGCATCGCGTCAGCGCGACCTTCGATGTACACGTCGAACTCCGCCTTGCCATACTCGAACTCGATGTCCGTCACCGTCACGCCGCTTGCAGTGCCGTCGTACCGAGCGCTCGAGGGCAGTCCGCTGGGAGTGAACGTCTTACCCCCTGTCCATGTGTCATGGGCGTAGTACAGGTTGCCGTTCGCGATGTGCCACAGCCCATCCGACTCTTCGGGCGTCAGGAGCTTGTGCGCCGTCGAGGAGTTGTTCCACGCGAAGTTGGTGCCGGCGTCGTTGAGCCGGGAGTCCAGGTGCCAGATCGTGAGCCCGGCATCGGCGAACATGTGGCTGTCGTTGCCGACGTTTCGCCGGTACTCGACCATGAAGCACTCCGAGAAGAGACTCGACGCCGATGCATCCGGCATGACCACGATCGACTCGCCGTCGTTCTCCGCCGGGTTCAGTTCAGTCTCGTAGTCGTCAGTGGTGACGAACGACGGTGTTGACCAGCCGAGCAGCCACTTGCTGAACGCGTTGTGGTCGTACTTGGAGCTGTCCATCATGTCGAAGGCGCCCGTGCCGCCTCTTGGGCCGGTGCCCGTGTCGTAGTCGTAGAGGTCCGGGAGCCCCAGCGCGTGCCCCGTCTCATGGATGCCGGTGACCTGGCTTCCTGCGCTCGGCCACAGCCAGGCGTACGTACCCGGCCGGACTCCATCTGCCGTGAAGGACGTCGCGAACCAGCTGGTCTTGCACGCCCACCAGAACGTGGCCCACTGGCCCTTCGGAGCGGTCCAGTACACCAGCAGGTAGTCGATCGCGCCGTCACCGTTGTTGTCGTAGCGCGAGAGGTCGACCGACTGGCTGTCGATATCCTGAAGCGCCTCGGCGATCAGCGCCTCCCGACCGGCGGCGGTCTGCACGACCTGTGTGGACGGAACCGAGGAGCGGTGCCAGCCGTACGAGTCGATCTGCAGGTCGAGAGCCCCGTACGACGAGCGCTGGTAGTAGCCACACACGCTTTCGTAGGGGAAGTAGGGGTCTGCCGGATCCGACGCCTTGCCGAGCCGAGCCGCCATGGTCGCGGAGGAGATGGTCGCGGGGTAATCGGCGAAGTCGATGCAGACCGCGAGCGCACGCTGGCTTCCCGTGGAGCTCAGTCCGCCGCGCAGCCCACTCGGGGGAGCCGGGAGGCTGTAGACGCCGCGAGCGGCGAGGGTCTTCGCGCGCCACATCGTGACGAGAGAGGGGTCGGTCTTGTCGTTGCCGATGGCCTTCGCATCCGCGATCCGCTCGGCGAGTGTGCCGTCCGCCGCGTACGCCTTGAGCTGGGCCGCCGTCGGCGGTTCGAGCGCAACTGAAGTAGCGGTGGTGGCCAGCAGTGCGGTCATCAGAGCGAAGGCAAAGATCAAGAGTCGGCCAGTGCGCACCATGCTCGGACCCCCCCGGCATAGTAGGGACAGAATCCCCCCGTCCCACTTGCTCCATCGGGTTCCCGAAAACGACGCTTGAGCTCAGGCTTCTTCAGACCTGCTATTCTGTGCAGCGCCCCCATCGTCTAGTGGCCAAGGACGCCGGTCTCTCAGGTCGGAGACGGAGATTCGAATTCTCCTGGGGGCACCAGCTTCTCCATAGATACGTCGAACGGGTGGTCCCTTGCGGGGCCACCCGTTCGCTTTGAGTGCTGAGTGCCGCGTTGCGGCTACGGCGCTATCGCACCCGAGAGGTCGCTCGACACCGACGTGTCGACTCCGGTCCCGAGCACGACGATGGCGGCCGCACCGATGCGAGCCTGATGGTCGTAGTACTGGGTCAGGCCCGCCGGCGTGGTTCCCGTGAAGCGTACGTGGTACGACCCGGCGGGAAGCGACAGCGCGTATGCGCCGCCTGCGCCGGTGAACGTGCCCTTCACGTACGCGTGGGTGGTCGCATCAAACGCGCTCACGACGATGCCGGAGAGCGGCGTGGCGCCGTTCGTGATGACGCCGGTGATCGACTGCGTACCGGGCGCGGCGGGCGCAAGGTCACTTGAGATGGTTCGCGTCTGGCCACCGGTGAGCTCGATGACGGCCGCTGCGGTGATCATCGACTGGTGGTCGTAGTACTGGCTCAGCGAGGCTGGCGTGGTTCCCGTGAAGCGCAGGTGGTAGGAGCCCGCCGGCAGCGTCAGCGAGTATTCGCCGGCCGCGTTGGTGAAGACACCCTTCACATAGGCGTGAGTACCGGCGTCAAATGCGGTGACGACGATGCGATTGAGCGGGCTGGCGCCACTCGTTATGACGCCTTGGATCACTGCGGAGCTTGGCGGAGTGGGCGGGGCGAGGTCGCTCGAGACCGTCCTGACTTCGCTGCCGGCCAACGCCTCGACCGCAGCCGAGGCAATCGTCGACTGGTGGTCGTAGTACTGCGCCAGCGACGACGGCGTGGTGCCGGTGAAGCGCAGATGGTAGGAGCCCGGAGGCAAGACCAGCGAGTACGCGCCTGCGGCGTCTGTGAAGACACCCTTCACGTGAGCATGCGTTGCTGCGTCATATGCGCTTACTACCACGCGATTGAGCGGGGTGGCGCCGTTGGTGATCACTCCCACAAACGACGGGTTGGGCGCGAAGTCCACGTTGATGGAGTGTGCGGCGAGCACGTTCGTGAATGTGTACGACCCACCGGGACTTGCTACCGGTTCACTGTCCACGGTCACCGCGGAGACGTGGTAGCCAGCGGCAGGAGTGAACGTGAAGGTCTGATCCGCACCGGCGGTGGTGATGACCGAGCCGCTCGGGCTGATCGCGCCATTCGCGCCGGCAGTCGCCGAGATGACGTAGGTCGCGACTTCGAAGTTGGCGGTGACGTCGATATCTCCCGTCACGTTCGCGTCGGTACGTGACGCCGTGAGTACGCCGTCAGACCAATCCACGAATCGGTAGCCCTCATCGGGGAACGCGGTCACCTCGGCTCCGCTTGCCAGGTACTCGACAGCCTGTACGTCCGAACCGAGCACCGAGCCATTGGCGCCCGCGCGATACGTGAGCGTGTAGACGTTCTTGGCGAACGTCGCGGCAACCGTGTGGTCCTCGGCCACCGCATTGATCACATACTCATCGCCGACAAGCGACACCGGGGCGCTGTTGTCGGTCACGGATGCCACGTGGTAGCCCGTGTCGGCCGTAACGGTGAAGGTGGCCGTCGCGCCCTCATCGACAGTCGTGACGCCGCTCGGAACGATCGCGCCGTTCGCGCCCGGCGAGGCGGTGAGATTCCAGACCTTGATGAACGTGGCTGCGATCTCGTGATCGGCGGCGACACCAGTGATGACGTACCGACCATTGCCGTCGATCGCGACCGGACCCCCGTTATCGGTCACGACGCCCACGCGGTAGCCCGCGTCCGCGGTGACAGTGAACGTGGCATCTACGCCTTCATGCACAGTCGTCGTGCCTTCGGGCGTGATCGTGCCGTTGGTCGATGGCGCAGCCGTGAGATCCCACGTCTTAACGAAGTAGGCGGCGATGTTGTGATCGGCGGTCACGTTGGTGAAGACGTAACTCATCACGGCGCCGATCGGTGCATCGTCGACGAGCACCGTCTCGATCGCGTATCCGGCGTTCGGGGTGATCGTGAACGTGCTATCGGCACCCGGCTGCACGCTTTGGGCGACGTACGGAGCGATGGAGCCTCCCGGGCCGGCCCAGGGCTGGATGCTGTAGCCAACCGAGTAGTTCGCGACCGCTCCACCGTCGCCCACGACCCAGCCGTTCGTCGCATCAACGAAGCAGACCGCGTTGAGGCTTGAGTTCGATGCCGGGTACTCGGCAGCTGACCATGTGGTGCCACCGTCGGTCGTCGCGAGGACTCCGCCGTCAGTTGCGACGACCCAGCCGTTCGACGCGTCGACGAAGTCGACCCCGGTGAGCGATGCGCCCTCGCCGA
Above is a genomic segment from Coriobacteriia bacterium containing:
- a CDS encoding M6 family metalloprotease domain-containing protein, encoding MVRTGRLLIFAFALMTALLATTATSVALEPPTAAQLKAYAADGTLAERIADAKAIGNDKTDPSLVTMWRAKTLAARGVYSLPAPPSGLRGGLSSTGSQRALAVCIDFADYPATISSATMAARLGKASDPADPYFPYESVCGYYQRSSYGALDLQIDSYGWHRSSVPSTQVVQTAAGREALIAEALQDIDSQSVDLSRYDNNGDGAIDYLLVYWTAPKGQWATFWWACKTSWFATSFTADGVRPGTYAWLWPSAGSQVTGIHETGHALGLPDLYDYDTGTGPRGGTGAFDMMDSSKYDHNAFSKWLLGWSTPSFVTTDDYETELNPAENDGESIVVMPDASASSLFSECFMVEYRRNVGNDSHMFADAGLTIWHLDSRLNDAGTNFAWNNSSTAHKLLTPEESDGLWHIANGNLYYAHDTWTGGKTFTPSGLPSSARYDGTASGVTVTDIEFEYGKAEFDVYIEGRADAMPPVTTSDAVADYETSAAVTLTAADSDSGVARTDWLLDGASGKGVRVETSQSGAHTLSFWSEDLAGNVESQTTVSFVVHDVTAPDTTCDALATYTDVATISVAAADDACGSGIASVSWRIDSETTLSVDATSATVVCSAVGPHSLTYWSTDLEGNDSRPSTAQFHVVGPTHFQLVRVPLPAAVGTTITLAGRIDNEDVACTLIDEPVVLQTQVAGEWKPAVDTIAHADADGEFAFALAPAKSARYRIATGPGGALREAASEPFVLGVKAVVSRPSAPRAPRPNRTFSVAGTVKPVTARKAVVKWYRVVGTAKRFYKSQTVTVSGAGNWSAKRALPKGSWASSVVYTDSLGVTTTSSYRTFRVK